One window of the Macaca thibetana thibetana isolate TM-01 chromosome 1, ASM2454274v1, whole genome shotgun sequence genome contains the following:
- the C1H1orf185 gene encoding uncharacterized protein C1orf185 homolog isoform X3, with protein MASPKGFFNYLTYFLAAGAVTLGIGFFALASALWFLICKRREIFQNSKFKAIDERCRQRPSTAKIKSHSHCVFISRNFHTGRFQLQQLKTILKMNPALQQKVSFVIPQRPALQQIAAMLH; from the exons gtttttttaattacttaacCTATTTTCTGGCTGCTGGTGCGGTTACTTTGGGAATTGGTTTCTTTGCTTTGGCATCAGCTTTGTGGTTCCTGATTTGCAAACGAAG agaaatatttcaaaattccaaATTTAAAGCAATTGATGAGAGATGCAGGCAAAGACCATCAACAGCAAAGATTAAATCTCATTCtcactgtgtttttatttctcgAAATTTTCATACTGGGAGATTCCAATTACAG CAATTAAAGACCATTCTAAAGATGAATCCCGCCTTGCAACAAAAAGTGTCATTTGTGATCCCTCAGAGACCAGCTCTGCAACAAATCGCAGCAATGTTACATTAA
- the C1H1orf185 gene encoding uncharacterized protein C1orf185 homolog isoform X2, whose protein sequence is MGFFNYLTYFLAAGAVTLGIGFFALASALWFLICKRREIFQNSKFKAIDERCRQRPSTAKIKSHSHCVFISRNFHTGRFQLQEEQRKKEAAHIKAIKDHSKDESRLATKSVICDPSETSSATNRSNVTLSLSTLPSESYYSRSVEAADDWFSDDSLVKRNSPMPSLGEPLMEKVFAYLSTISLEEGAENVLNDTL, encoded by the exons gtttttttaattacttaacCTATTTTCTGGCTGCTGGTGCGGTTACTTTGGGAATTGGTTTCTTTGCTTTGGCATCAGCTTTGTGGTTCCTGATTTGCAAACGAAG agaaatatttcaaaattccaaATTTAAAGCAATTGATGAGAGATGCAGGCAAAGACCATCAACAGCAAAGATTAAATCTCATTCtcactgtgtttttatttctcgAAATTTTCATACTGGGAGATTCCAATTACAG gaggagcaaagaaaaaaggaagcagcACATATAAAAG CAATTAAAGACCATTCTAAAGATGAATCCCGCCTTGCAACAAAAAGTGTCATTTGTGATCCCTCAGAGACCAGCTCTGCAACAAATCGCAGCAATGTTACATTAAGCTTATCAACATTGCCATCTGAGTCTTATTACAGCCGAAGTGTAGAAGCAGCTGATGACTGGTTTTCTGATGATTCTCTAGTGAAAAGGAACTCTCCAATGCCTTCTCTCGGGGAACCTCTAATGGAAAAAGTATTTGCATACCTGTCAACCATTTCATTAGAAGAGGGTGCTGAAAATGTACTGAATGACACTTTATAA
- the C1H1orf185 gene encoding uncharacterized protein C1orf185 homolog isoform X1 → MASPKGFFNYLTYFLAAGAVTLGIGFFALASALWFLICKRREIFQNSKFKAIDERCRQRPSTAKIKSHSHCVFISRNFHTGRFQLQEEQRKKEAAHIKAIKDHSKDESRLATKSVICDPSETSSATNRSNVTLSLSTLPSESYYSRSVEAADDWFSDDSLVKRNSPMPSLGEPLMEKVFAYLSTISLEEGAENVLNDTL, encoded by the exons gtttttttaattacttaacCTATTTTCTGGCTGCTGGTGCGGTTACTTTGGGAATTGGTTTCTTTGCTTTGGCATCAGCTTTGTGGTTCCTGATTTGCAAACGAAG agaaatatttcaaaattccaaATTTAAAGCAATTGATGAGAGATGCAGGCAAAGACCATCAACAGCAAAGATTAAATCTCATTCtcactgtgtttttatttctcgAAATTTTCATACTGGGAGATTCCAATTACAG gaggagcaaagaaaaaaggaagcagcACATATAAAAG CAATTAAAGACCATTCTAAAGATGAATCCCGCCTTGCAACAAAAAGTGTCATTTGTGATCCCTCAGAGACCAGCTCTGCAACAAATCGCAGCAATGTTACATTAAGCTTATCAACATTGCCATCTGAGTCTTATTACAGCCGAAGTGTAGAAGCAGCTGATGACTGGTTTTCTGATGATTCTCTAGTGAAAAGGAACTCTCCAATGCCTTCTCTCGGGGAACCTCTAATGGAAAAAGTATTTGCATACCTGTCAACCATTTCATTAGAAGAGGGTGCTGAAAATGTACTGAATGACACTTTATAA
- the LOC126943767 gene encoding cofilin-1-like: MKVRKSSMPEEAKKHKKAVFFCLSEDKKNIILEKGKEILVGDVGQTVDNPYTTFVRMLPDKDCRYALYDATYKTKESKEEDLVFIFRAPESGPLKSKIIYASSKDAIKKKLTGIKHELQANCYEEVKDRCTLAEKLGGSAVISLEGKPL, from the coding sequence ATGAAAGTGCGTAAGTCTTCAATGCCAGAGGAGGCGAAGAAGCACAAGAAGGCAGTGTTCTTCTGCCTGAGTGAGGACAAGAAGAACATCATCCTGGAGAAGGGCAAGGAGATCCTGGTGGGCGATGTGGGCCAGACTGTCGACAACCCCTACACCACCTTTGTCAGGATGCTGCCAGATAAGGACTGCCGCTACGCCCTCTATGATGCAACCTACAAGACCAAGGAGAGCAAGGAGGAGGACCTGGTGTTTATCTTCCGGGCCCCTGAGTCTGGGCCCCTTAAGAGCAAAATAATCTATGCTAGCTCCAAGGACGCCATCAAGAAGAAACTGACAGGGATCAAGCATGAATTACAAGCAAACTGCTACGAGGAGGTCAAGGACCGCTGCACCCTGGCAGAGAAGCTGGGGGGCAGTGCCGTCATCTCCCTAGAGGGCAAGCCTTTGTGA